The Petrotoga miotherma DSM 10691 genome segment AGGTTCGAAAAACCTCCAAGAACACCTGCTGTAATACCATACAGTTGCATATTTATCAACATGCTGGGATGTATGTAAGTTTTTGGCGCTGCGATAATTCCTACCAAACTAACAGTAGCTATTCCAATACTCCAAACAATGGCATCCACACGGTTAATATCTATCCCACATACAAGTGAACCTACCTCCTCTTGAGACCGAGCTCTAATAGCTATACCTAACTTAGTATACTTTAAAAACATAGCTAAAAGTAACATTACAGCAATACAAATTATAGTAATCACAACATCGTTTGCAGGCATAACTAGCACCCCATTTTCTAAAAATAGGATAAAAGGCTTGCCTGAAAACAATTCTGGATAAGAAAAGTAATCCGTTCCCCAAACCAACACGACCAAACCTTCAATGACCATCAATAACCCTAATGTAACCATAAGCATCGCACCATGAGACAAATGTTTCAAAGGTCTCATTAAAAAACGCTCAATAACCATACCAATAAGAAATCCTGAAAAAACTGCTGAAATTAAAGATAAAATAATATTACCACTTACCAAATAAACAGTAAGACCAATATAACTTCCTAACATTCCTGAATTTCCATGAGCAAAGTTTAGAACCCCTGTGGTCCTAAAAATCAAAGCTATTCCAAAGGCGGTGAGCCCGTATAATGCTCCTTGTGGAATCCCCGAAATTATGCTTTGGAGTATTTGCAATTCTACCTCTCCTTTCTTATTTCCCCAAATATGACTTTTTTAATCTCTCATCATTCAACATTTCCTTGGATACTCCTTGATGTGCAACGTTACCATTTTCTAATATATAGGCTCTATCACTTATTTTTAGTGATTTTATTGCGTTTTGTTCCACGAGCAAAATTGGAATATTGGATTCTTTTAAAGTTTTTAATACACTGTATATTTCATCAATTATTATTGGTGCCAATCCCAAGGAAGGCTCATCTAACATCAACAACTTTGGAGAAGCCATAAGCGCCCTGCCCAATGCCAACATCTGTTGTTCTCCTCCAGATAATGAACCTGCTTTTTGTTTTTTTCTCTCTTTTAAAACAGGGAAAAGATCGTAAACATATTTGGAATTTTTCGAATAATCTCCCCTTAAGTAGGTTCCCATTTTCAAATTTTCTTCCACTGTTAAACTTGAAAAGATTCTTCTATTTTCGGGACATAACACAATACCTTTTTTTACCATATAAACAGTACTTTTATTACTTACATCTTCACCTTCAAAAATTACCTTACCCTTTGATTTAACTATGTTCAAAATTCCAAAAAGTGTTGAAGTTTTACCTGCTCCATTGGAACCTAAAATAGTAACTATTTCACCTTTATTCACAGAAAAAGAAATTTTTTTTACCGCCTTTACATGACCATAATTAACTTCTAAATTTTCAACTTCAAGCATTTTCATCTTCCCCCAAGTACACTTTTACTACTTCTTCGTTATTTGACACTTCTTCGGGAGTTCCTTCAGCAATTTTCTTCCCAAAATTCATAACGGTTACTAAATCAGAAACAGTCATTACAACATTCATATCATGTTCCACCAACAATATCGTCTTCCCTCTTTTATTGACCATTTGTATAATGTTTTTTATCTCCTCGGTTTCATAATAATTTAAACCCGCTGCAGGTTCATCTAATAAGAGAAGATCTGGATCAGAAATAACTGCTCTAGCCATTTCAACTCTTTTTAGCATCCCATAAGTGAGTCCAGAAGGATAAGAAGCGAGCCTATTTTTTATGTCAAACATCTCAGCCACTTCTAAAACCTTATCTCTTGCTTCTTTATCAAAATTCGATTTTGATTTAGAAACCACAGAGAAAAGGGAGTCATTATATTTGTGTATTAATCCACTATAGATGTTTTCAAAAACGTTCATAGCCTGAAAAAGTTGTAAATTTTGAAAAGTCCTCGATATGCCTCTATATATTATGTCGTGGGTATCTAATTTTAAAAGAGATTCACCTTTGAATAAAATATCTCCATTTTGGGGATTAACTATCCTGGTAATTGTATTGAACAAAGTTGTTTTCCCAGCTCCATTAGGACCGATAAGAGCATGAATCTTTCCTTGCACTAATTTCATAGAGAAATCGTTAACAGCCTTTAAACCGCCAAATGCTACGGTAACGTTTTTGACTTCAAGCATTCTTTCACCTCAAATTTGTGTTTATAAGATTATAAGGGGGGTGTTTCCCCCTTATAATCATTTATAAAACTTCTAACAACGATTCAACAGAATAATGTATCCAACTTGAAGCAAAGTCCCAAACTAATCCTTGCTCGGTTAAAACAGATTTTAGAACATACATAGAAGTCATTCCCATTCGAGAATCAAAGCCTTCGGACACCGGCTTATAACTCAAACCATGATTTTCGTCACCAAGGGTGATATAATTACCTTTCCAATTGTCTAAAGTCTCCAAAGCGGAAACTAAACCTTCTCTAGTCAAATCAGGCCCTGCCCTTTTAACACCTTCAACGAAAACTTCTGCAGCTATCATACCAGCAATAGCATAGGCGTTAGGAATACCTTCGTAGTATTCTTGCCATATTTTTATCGCAGGTTCTTCAGGGTTTGTAAAATCCACAGCAACCCAAGCCATTACCTCAACACCGTCTCCCGCTTCTTGAGCTAATTGTAGATAACTCACATCGGCGTTTGAATACGTCAAAAGATACCTTTGATCAGTCATCCCAAATTGTTTGGCTTGGCGCACAAAACCAACAGATTGGGGAAGGAACAACATAACAGCTACGGCATCAGGTTTAGCAGATAACAAACGTGTTACTTCAGACGTGAAGTCACTTTTAAAAGGGTCTACTGCTATGTTTGCAACGGGCTCCATCCCCAGGGCTTTTAATGTACCTACTGCTGAGTCGCTAAACTCTTGACCATCTTCTGCATTTCTATAAACGATTGCTATTCTTTCATGTCCCTTTTCTACCAAATAGTTCATTACAATGTTCCCTTCTACTATGTAATTAGGTTGAACAGGGAAAATATACTCTCTCGGCGGAAGACTAAATTCTATAGAGCCCCCACCTTGATAAACAAAGGGAACCCCGTTATCATTCAGATAATCTTGCACAGCTAAAATACCTGGAGTACCTAGCCCTCCGACGATGGAAAAAACTCCATCTTGCTCAACCATTCTTCTAACTTCTACAACCGTTTTAGCAGGGTTGAACTGATCATCAGCTACTATTAACTCAATCTTTCTTCCATAGATGCCACCGTTGTCGTTGATGTAATTAAAATAAGCTTGCATACCTTGCGCCATCGGTCTTCCTATAGGTGCAACAGGTCCCGACATGGCTTGAAAAGTACCTACTAAGATCTTATCATCAGTTACCCCTACTTCTGAAAAACCTGAAACTAACATCAAAACCACAAAAACCATACCAATAAATCTTTTCACCTTTCTCACCTCTCTTGATAAAGTTAAATTTCATAAAAACCACACTTCCTTAGCTACACCTCTATCTTTTTAGCCACATTTTGAAACTTTTTAAATATTCTTTTTGTATCCTGAGCTATCATTAATTCTTCATCAGTTTTTACTATTAAAATTCCCACATCGGAGTCTGAAGTTGAGATAATTCCTTCTTTTCTATTCAACAAAGTATTTTTTTCTTTATCAATTTTAACTCCAAAGAAGTCTAAATAATTACAGACATCCATTCTTACATGTTCGTCATTTTCTCCCACCCCTGCTGTGAATACCAACGCATCTAATCCTTTTAGTACGGTTATATAACTTCCAATGTATTTTGCTAAACGATATACATACACATCATATGCTAACTTTGCCTTTTTATCCCCATTTTCTATTCCTTTTCGGATATCTCTCATGTCGTTGCTCATTTCACTTAAACCATAAACACCACTTCTTTTGTTCAACAAATCGTCCGCTTCATCTACGCTGTAACCTTTTCTTGTAAGGAAAAGAACGATGCCTGGATCTATATCTCCGCTTCTTGTTCCCATTATCAATCCTTCCAAAGGTGTGAACCCCATCGATGTATCGATCACTTTTCCTCTGTCAATCGCAGCTAAAGATGCACCGTTACCCAAATGTGCCGTTATCATCTTTAATTCCTTCATATCTTTTTTTAATATCTCAGAGGCTTTTTTAGATACGTACCTGTGACTGGTTCCATGGAATCCGTACCGCCTTATCTTGTACTTTTGATAAAGTTCGTAAGGTAATCCATACATGTACGCCTTCTCTGGCATCGAATGATGAAATGATGTATCAAATACCGCTACTTGGGGTACTTTGGGTAATAATTTTTTAGCAGCTTTTATGCCCATCAAATTGGGAGGATTATGTAAAGGAGCAAGTTCAGCGTTATCTTCTATAGCTTTAATAACTTCTTCATCTATCAGTACGGAAGAGAAAAACTCTTCTCCTCCATGTACTACCCTGTGCCCAACCGCATCTATCTCACCTAATTCTTTTAAACATCCATATTCAGGATCAGTGATCAATTCCATAGCTTTTTTTAACGCTTCTTCATGGTCTTTTATCTTGGTTATGTTTTTGTACTCTTTTCCTTCGCTTTCTTGCTCAATATCTGACTCTTGTTCTCCTATTCTTTCAACCAACCCTTTAACCAGACAACTTTCGTTTTCCATTTCTAATATTTGATATTTTAAGGATGAACTTCC includes the following:
- a CDS encoding ABC transporter substrate-binding protein encodes the protein MKRFIGMVFVVLMLVSGFSEVGVTDDKILVGTFQAMSGPVAPIGRPMAQGMQAYFNYINDNGGIYGRKIELIVADDQFNPAKTVVEVRRMVEQDGVFSIVGGLGTPGILAVQDYLNDNGVPFVYQGGGSIEFSLPPREYIFPVQPNYIVEGNIVMNYLVEKGHERIAIVYRNAEDGQEFSDSAVGTLKALGMEPVANIAVDPFKSDFTSEVTRLLSAKPDAVAVMLFLPQSVGFVRQAKQFGMTDQRYLLTYSNADVSYLQLAQEAGDGVEVMAWVAVDFTNPEEPAIKIWQEYYEGIPNAYAIAGMIAAEVFVEGVKRAGPDLTREGLVSALETLDNWKGNYITLGDENHGLSYKPVSEGFDSRMGMTSMYVLKSVLTEQGLVWDFASSWIHYSVESLLEVL
- a CDS encoding ABC transporter ATP-binding protein, which gives rise to MLEVENLEVNYGHVKAVKKISFSVNKGEIVTILGSNGAGKTSTLFGILNIVKSKGKVIFEGEDVSNKSTVYMVKKGIVLCPENRRIFSSLTVEENLKMGTYLRGDYSKNSKYVYDLFPVLKERKKQKAGSLSGGEQQMLALGRALMASPKLLMLDEPSLGLAPIIIDEIYSVLKTLKESNIPILLVEQNAIKSLKISDRAYILENGNVAHQGVSKEMLNDERLKKSYLGK
- a CDS encoding branched-chain amino acid ABC transporter permease, yielding MQILQSIISGIPQGALYGLTAFGIALIFRTTGVLNFAHGNSGMLGSYIGLTVYLVSGNIILSLISAVFSGFLIGMVIERFLMRPLKHLSHGAMLMVTLGLLMVIEGLVVLVWGTDYFSYPELFSGKPFILFLENGVLVMPANDVVITIICIAVMLLLAMFLKYTKLGIAIRARSQEEVGSLVCGIDINRVDAIVWSIGIATVSLVGIIAAPKTYIHPSMLINMQLYGITAGVLGGFSNLFGVIIGGLILGVLEKLVGVYISPDYQLSIILVLIILVLLFKPSGLFGKDFEGRV
- a CDS encoding acetate kinase, translating into MKILVINSGSSSLKYQILEMENESCLVKGLVERIGEQESDIEQESEGKEYKNITKIKDHEEALKKAMELITDPEYGCLKELGEIDAVGHRVVHGGEEFFSSVLIDEEVIKAIEDNAELAPLHNPPNLMGIKAAKKLLPKVPQVAVFDTSFHHSMPEKAYMYGLPYELYQKYKIRRYGFHGTSHRYVSKKASEILKKDMKELKMITAHLGNGASLAAIDRGKVIDTSMGFTPLEGLIMGTRSGDIDPGIVLFLTRKGYSVDEADDLLNKRSGVYGLSEMSNDMRDIRKGIENGDKKAKLAYDVYVYRLAKYIGSYITVLKGLDALVFTAGVGENDEHVRMDVCNYLDFFGVKIDKEKNTLLNRKEGIISTSDSDVGILIVKTDEELMIAQDTKRIFKKFQNVAKKIEV
- a CDS encoding ABC transporter ATP-binding protein, with amino-acid sequence MLEVKNVTVAFGGLKAVNDFSMKLVQGKIHALIGPNGAGKTTLFNTITRIVNPQNGDILFKGESLLKLDTHDIIYRGISRTFQNLQLFQAMNVFENIYSGLIHKYNDSLFSVVSKSKSNFDKEARDKVLEVAEMFDIKNRLASYPSGLTYGMLKRVEMARAVISDPDLLLLDEPAAGLNYYETEEIKNIIQMVNKRGKTILLVEHDMNVVMTVSDLVTVMNFGKKIAEGTPEEVSNNEEVVKVYLGEDENA